In the Muricauda sp. MAR_2010_75 genome, one interval contains:
- a CDS encoding tetratricopeptide repeat protein: MLTIEIKHIKNLGPLRKAILCPLLVLLGFHMARAQEIPDDFKEKAERLVELMPKTYLSLDTELKEEKQDTTLLRYFANLARENNYLEGEAYALDQLGTKYRNISQFKKAADLHEQALELSEKANNTELKVLSLNMLGVVYRRTDAIKTALDYNQKALEIAEEVENPSHHIKRSINVSLNSIGNLYQTLEQHDLAIMQFKRALKLEEELGNKLGLAINHQNIGIVWSKREIWRVHWKTTGNPWPIMRKSVQIMGVSSARTAWPRSI, from the coding sequence GTGCTTACAATTGAGATCAAACACATCAAAAACCTAGGTCCACTGCGAAAGGCAATCTTATGCCCACTACTGGTATTGCTTGGCTTTCACATGGCCCGTGCCCAAGAAATCCCAGATGATTTTAAAGAAAAGGCCGAGCGATTGGTTGAACTCATGCCCAAAACCTATCTCTCCCTGGACACCGAACTCAAGGAAGAAAAACAGGATACCACCCTTCTACGCTATTTTGCCAATCTGGCCAGAGAAAACAACTATTTGGAAGGGGAAGCTTATGCGCTAGACCAACTAGGAACAAAATACAGGAACATTTCCCAATTTAAAAAAGCTGCCGACCTTCATGAACAGGCCCTTGAACTTTCGGAAAAGGCAAACAACACAGAACTAAAGGTTCTTAGCTTGAATATGCTAGGGGTGGTTTATCGCCGCACCGATGCCATTAAAACTGCATTGGACTACAACCAAAAAGCCTTGGAAATAGCAGAGGAGGTTGAAAACCCATCACATCATATCAAAAGGAGCATCAATGTGTCCTTGAACAGTATTGGAAACCTATATCAAACCTTGGAACAGCATGATTTGGCCATCATGCAGTTTAAGAGAGCCCTGAAGCTGGAAGAAGAACTGGGCAACAAATTGGGGCTTGCCATAAACCACCAAAACATTGGGATTGTTTGGAGCAAAAGGGAGATTTGGAGGGTGCATTGGAAAACTACCGGAAATCCCTGGCCTATAATGAGGAAATCGGTTCAGATTATGGGCGTGTCATCTGCAAGAACAGCTTGGCCCAGGTCTATTTAA
- a CDS encoding LytTR family DNA-binding domain-containing protein gives MLEAVIVDDEIKALQSLSWELTNLSDEVDIIASFTDAHEALDYLEQNTPDCLFLDIEMPAMDGFQFIKNLKNKDFPVVITTAYNQYALQALKNEAIDYLLKPIDTDDLELTIAKIKKYNAKNLTVNRLEKILLNFNAESHSKKITINTDGKLVFLNSDDILYAESDGNYSTIFLSDGQKILLTKKLKEVNTLLPDNSFFRIHNSYIINLNKIKEFLKTDGYVVLESNHKIPVSRQKKSDFLDML, from the coding sequence ATGCTAGAAGCGGTTATTGTAGATGACGAAATCAAGGCATTGCAGAGTTTGAGTTGGGAGTTGACCAACTTGAGCGATGAGGTGGACATTATTGCATCGTTCACCGATGCGCACGAGGCCTTGGACTATCTGGAACAAAATACTCCGGACTGTCTCTTCTTGGATATAGAAATGCCAGCCATGGACGGTTTCCAGTTCATCAAAAACTTAAAGAACAAGGATTTTCCGGTGGTCATCACCACAGCATACAACCAATACGCCCTTCAGGCCTTAAAGAATGAGGCCATTGATTATTTGCTCAAACCCATTGACACCGATGACCTTGAGCTGACCATTGCCAAGATAAAAAAATATAACGCCAAGAATTTGACCGTGAATCGGTTAGAGAAAATATTGTTGAATTTCAATGCTGAATCGCACAGCAAAAAAATCACGATAAATACCGATGGAAAATTGGTGTTCCTGAACAGTGATGATATTCTTTATGCTGAATCTGATGGGAATTACAGTACCATTTTCCTGAGCGATGGTCAAAAAATATTACTTACCAAAAAGTTAAAGGAAGTAAATACCCTCTTGCCAGACAATAGCTTTTTTAGGATTCACAACTCCTACATCATCAACCTGAACAAAATAAAGGAATTCCTAAAGACCGATGGATACGTTGTGTTGGAATCCAATCATAAAATCCCAGTCTCGAGGCAAAAAAAATCCGACTTTCTGGATATGTTATAA
- a CDS encoding histidine kinase, translating to MPYAALVLLEPLHKESKDIGDFFITSSIFINTGWAYTKVGEFDKADQFIQEGLEMAQNHNMPSNVVAGYQKLSDLERERGNFKEAYAYFKKASEFEKEISSATNLRYMNDVIVRYEAEKKNNQISVLAKENEIVRLRLKKNQTTLLVSALIVGLVASILYILYRQYQNKNEKRVLSLEQNMLRSQMNPHFLFNSLNSIKLYIINNEQKNAVHYLNKFSKLVRKILEASSQREITLAEELETIELYMNIENIRFSNEIDFKITVDENLCPSNIKIPSLALQPFLENSLWHGLSPKEGKKMIHLNVKRKSQNHVSIEIEDNGVGRGAAEANKENRVLKRKSVGIRITKERLANFSKDYQNKFDVDIVDLFNTDGSPKGTKVILDIPTI from the coding sequence ATGCCCTATGCCGCACTTGTGCTGCTGGAACCCCTTCATAAAGAATCCAAAGATATAGGTGATTTTTTTATTACCTCGTCCATTTTTATAAATACAGGTTGGGCGTATACAAAAGTAGGAGAGTTTGACAAGGCTGATCAGTTTATCCAAGAAGGATTGGAAATGGCTCAAAACCACAACATGCCCAGTAATGTTGTTGCCGGATACCAAAAGCTTTCCGACCTTGAACGGGAAAGGGGAAATTTTAAAGAGGCTTACGCCTATTTTAAAAAGGCTTCTGAGTTTGAAAAGGAAATCTCCAGTGCTACCAATTTAAGGTACATGAACGATGTTATTGTACGATATGAGGCAGAAAAAAAGAACAACCAAATCTCTGTTCTGGCCAAAGAAAATGAAATTGTGCGCCTACGATTAAAGAAAAACCAGACCACCTTATTGGTAAGTGCCTTGATTGTGGGGCTGGTGGCCTCCATTCTTTACATTTTGTACCGACAGTACCAAAACAAGAATGAAAAAAGGGTGCTTTCCTTGGAACAAAACATGCTCCGCAGCCAGATGAACCCCCATTTTTTGTTCAACTCATTGAACTCCATCAAGCTTTACATCATCAACAATGAGCAAAAAAATGCAGTTCACTATCTGAACAAATTTTCAAAGTTGGTGCGTAAAATACTGGAGGCTTCGTCCCAGCGGGAAATTACCTTGGCGGAAGAACTGGAGACCATTGAATTGTATATGAACATTGAGAACATCCGGTTTTCCAATGAAATCGATTTTAAAATCACTGTGGATGAAAATCTCTGCCCCTCCAATATAAAAATCCCTTCATTGGCCTTACAGCCCTTCCTTGAAAATTCCCTTTGGCATGGACTTTCTCCCAAGGAAGGCAAGAAGATGATTCATTTGAACGTAAAACGAAAGAGTCAGAACCACGTTTCCATTGAAATTGAGGACAATGGTGTGGGTAGGGGAGCCGCCGAGGCCAATAAAGAAAACAGAGTGCTGAAACGAAAATCAGTCGGTATCCGAATCACCAAGGAGCGATTGGCCAATTTCTCAAAAGATTACCAGAACAAATTTGATGTGGATATTGTGGACTTGTTCAATACGGATGGCAGCCCAAAGGGAACCAAGGTGATCTTGGACATCCCTACGATTTAG